CCCGCTTCGTGCTGCGCAATCATCTCGCCGAAATCGCGATCCGGCATGCGAAGGAGAAGGATTTCTCCGAGGTCGAACGGCTTGCCGCCGTGTTGCGTCGCCCGTTCGATGAGCAGCCGGAACATGCCGCGTATGCCGCCCTGCCGCCCGACTGGGCGGGTTCGCTGGAAGTGAGTTGCTCATCGTGACGTATTGCCCCCCGCTCCCGATCCTTGCTCGACGCCGGCTGCCCTCAACCGGCACGGCGTTGATTCCCCCACACTCATTCGTCCCTACAGACAGGACCCGACCATGAACTCCGACGATCAGAAAGCCGCTTCTCCCGCTTCACAATCCGATGCTTCGCGCGACGATTACCCCGTGCAGAAAGACGATGCCGAATGGCGCAAGCAACTGTCCGGCATGGAATACGAAGTGACGCGCAACGCCGCGACCGAGCGGCCGTTCACCGGGCAGTACTGGGACCACTGGGATCGCGGCATCTACGACTGCGTGGCCTGCGGCACGCCGCTGTTCGAATCCGACACGAAGTTCGACGCCGGTTGCGGCTGGCCGAGCTACTTCAAACCGCTTAACGGCGAAGTGATCGAAGAAAAGACCGACCGCGCGCACGGCATGCTGCGCATCGAAGTGCGCTGCAAGAACTGCGGCTCGCATCTCGGTCACGTTTTCGAGGACGGCCCGGCGCCGACCGGGCTGCGGTACTGCATCAACTCGGCTGCGCTACAATTCGAGCCCAAGTGACGGTCGGGCCTGCCTGGACAAGCCGCCTGCCGATGCACGACGCGGCTCGCGGCAGGTGTCTGGATGGGCCTGCGGTGCGGGTTGTGCGGATGATGCGGATCGTTCAGGTTGCGCTGGCGAATGCGGCTCGATGGCCGTATCACGCGGCGACTCTGAACCGCGACGCGAACCCGCTGTGGCGCCTGACATCCACCCGCGACCCTCACCGGTACGACGTCCGACGGCCCTGCGCGACGCACCCGCCTTCGACGTCCTTCATTTTTCGATTCCCGGCCCGACAATGAAATTTCTGTTCGATCTGTTCCCGATCATCCTGTTCTTCGTTGCGTTCAAGATCTGGGACATCTACACCGCGACCGCGGTGGCGATCGTCGCGACGCTCGTGCAGATCGCGTGGGTGGCATTCCGCCATCGCAAGGTGGATACGATGTTGTGGGTGAGTCTCGGCGTCGTCACGATCACCGGTGGTGCGACGCTGGTACTGCACAACGACATGTTCATCAAATGGAAGCCGACCATTCTCTACTGGGGCTTCGCGGTCGCGCTGATGGTGTCGCAGCTTGCTTTCCGCAAGAACCTGATCGAAACGATGATGGGCAAGCAGATCACCTTGCCGCATCGGGTGTGGGGACAGCTGAATGTGGTGTGGGCACTGTTCTTTGCGCTGCTCGGCATCGTTAATCTATTCGTCCTGTATAACTTCTCGACGAATGCGTGGGCCAATTT
This portion of the Paraburkholderia flava genome encodes:
- the msrB gene encoding peptide-methionine (R)-S-oxide reductase MsrB, translated to MNSDDQKAASPASQSDASRDDYPVQKDDAEWRKQLSGMEYEVTRNAATERPFTGQYWDHWDRGIYDCVACGTPLFESDTKFDAGCGWPSYFKPLNGEVIEEKTDRAHGMLRIEVRCKNCGSHLGHVFEDGPAPTGLRYCINSAALQFEPK
- a CDS encoding septation protein A, with protein sequence MKFLFDLFPIILFFVAFKIWDIYTATAVAIVATLVQIAWVAFRHRKVDTMLWVSLGVVTITGGATLVLHNDMFIKWKPTILYWGFAVALMVSQLAFRKNLIETMMGKQITLPHRVWGQLNVVWALFFALLGIVNLFVLYNFSTNAWANFKLFGTTGALVVFIVAQSLWLAKYMKEE